Proteins co-encoded in one Flavobacterium sp. M31R6 genomic window:
- a CDS encoding phage tail protein: MDTNNNSIEDTSWPMPKFRFEVDFGTELAKVAFQEVTGMDVENQIIEYRKNDSPLFSVEKMPGIIKYGNITMKRGLFVNDNTFWNWHQQVVMNTIKRRTIVIKLLDENGNVTMQWTLNNAWPTKITSTDLKSDGNEVAIDMIEIAHEQLIISNG; encoded by the coding sequence ATGGATACAAACAATAACAGCATTGAAGATACTTCATGGCCAATGCCAAAATTTAGATTTGAAGTAGACTTTGGAACCGAACTTGCAAAAGTGGCTTTCCAGGAAGTAACAGGAATGGATGTTGAAAACCAAATAATAGAATATCGTAAAAATGACAGCCCGCTTTTCTCTGTAGAAAAAATGCCAGGAATTATCAAATACGGAAATATTACTATGAAGCGGGGTCTTTTTGTAAATGACAATACTTTTTGGAATTGGCATCAGCAAGTAGTAATGAATACAATTAAAAGAAGAACGATTGTAATAAAATTATTGGACGAAAATGGAAATGTAACTATGCAGTGGACATTAAACAACGCTTGGCCAACAAAAATTACCAGCACCGATCTAAAATCAGACGGAAATGAGGTCGCCATTGATATGATAGAAATTGCACATGAACAATTAATTATTTCAAATGGATAA
- a CDS encoding peptidylprolyl isomerase encodes MKGISLTIIVMLFVILSVSAQKKEVCNITTSLGEITVELYPEKAPITVANFLKYVDAHLYDNCSFFRAVTLNNQPKDSIKIEVIQGGEIDSTKVFAPIPLETTKQTGISHKNGTLSMARDKPNSATTNFFICINDQPSLDYAGKRNKDGQGFAAFGSVIKGMEIVKKIQRLHPEQDQYFKPEIRIVSITRKK; translated from the coding sequence ATGAAAGGAATTTCCCTAACCATTATTGTAATGCTTTTTGTGATCTTGTCGGTTTCGGCACAAAAAAAGGAAGTATGCAACATTACCACTTCGTTAGGTGAAATCACGGTAGAATTATATCCCGAAAAAGCTCCGATTACGGTTGCCAATTTTTTAAAATATGTTGATGCACATTTATACGACAACTGCAGCTTCTTTCGAGCCGTGACGTTAAATAATCAACCCAAAGATTCGATAAAAATTGAAGTTATACAGGGAGGTGAAATTGATTCTACAAAAGTGTTTGCACCTATCCCGCTTGAAACTACAAAGCAAACGGGAATAAGTCATAAAAACGGGACCCTTTCTATGGCAAGAGACAAACCCAATTCGGCTACCACTAATTTTTTTATTTGCATAAATGATCAACCTTCTTTAGATTATGCTGGAAAAAGAAACAAAGATGGACAAGGATTTGCCGCTTTTGGTTCGGTTATAAAGGGCATGGAAATCGTAAAAAAGATTCAGCGACTTCATCCCGAGCAGGATCAATATTTCAAACCCGAAATACGGATTGTCTCCATAACAAGAAAGAAATAA
- a CDS encoding GNAT family N-acetyltransferase encodes MITIATLEDASALEKLINSAYRGETSKKGWATEANLLEGKRITLDELEKIIKNKDNTILKYTENNQIIGSVLLSNKGNKLYLGMLAISPELQNRGLGKKLLQEAEVHALSLGLTKIVMTVITIREKLIEWYNRYGYVDTGVREPFLLNDYDAIITDQHLEFMVLEKIL; translated from the coding sequence ATGATTACAATTGCAACACTAGAAGACGCATCTGCTTTAGAAAAATTAATTAACTCTGCCTACCGTGGTGAAACTTCCAAAAAAGGATGGGCCACCGAAGCGAATCTTTTAGAAGGCAAAAGAATCACTTTAGATGAGTTAGAGAAAATAATTAAAAACAAAGACAATACGATTTTAAAATATACTGAAAATAATCAAATCATTGGATCCGTTTTGCTTTCTAATAAAGGAAATAAACTCTATTTGGGAATGCTAGCCATTTCACCTGAATTGCAAAATAGAGGCCTTGGAAAAAAACTATTACAAGAAGCCGAAGTTCATGCATTATCCTTGGGCTTAACCAAAATTGTAATGACCGTTATTACCATTAGGGAAAAATTGATTGAATGGTACAACCGTTATGGATATGTAGATACTGGCGTTAGAGAACCTTTCCTACTCAATGATTATGATGCTATTATTACAGACCAACATTTGGAATTTATGGTCTTAGAAAAAATACTTTAG
- a CDS encoding DJ-1/PfpI family protein, which yields MKKVLFLTGDFTEDYETMVPFQMLEMVGYTVHTVCPDKKKGDTIKTAIHDFEGDQTYTEKPGHNFTLNYSFSDIKVNDYDGLVIAGGRAPEYLRLNEKVIEITKHFFSTNKPVAAICHGIQILTAADVVKGRKLTAYPAVGPEVTLAGGIFQSIPVDGAYVDGNLVTSPAWPAHPSFIREFLKVMGTKIVI from the coding sequence ATGAAAAAAGTATTGTTCTTGACAGGCGATTTCACCGAAGATTATGAAACTATGGTTCCCTTTCAAATGTTAGAAATGGTTGGCTACACCGTTCACACCGTTTGTCCCGACAAAAAAAAGGGAGACACCATAAAAACGGCCATCCATGATTTTGAAGGAGACCAAACCTATACCGAAAAACCGGGACACAACTTCACATTGAATTATAGCTTTAGTGACATAAAAGTGAATGATTATGATGGATTGGTTATTGCAGGAGGAAGAGCTCCAGAATATTTAAGATTGAACGAAAAAGTGATTGAAATCACTAAGCATTTTTTCTCCACCAATAAACCAGTCGCGGCCATTTGTCATGGTATTCAGATTTTAACTGCTGCCGATGTAGTGAAAGGACGAAAACTAACCGCTTATCCAGCCGTAGGTCCCGAAGTAACATTGGCCGGTGGAATATTTCAATCCATTCCTGTAGATGGAGCCTATGTAGACGGAAATCTGGTTACTTCACCCGCTTGGCCCGCACACCCAAGTTTCATCAGAGAATTTTTAAAAGTTATGGGAACCAAAATTGTAATTTAA
- a CDS encoding DUF962 domain-containing protein, which translates to MKTLDQWFEEYAVSHQNPKNKAIHYICVPAIFFSVLGLLMSIPSGILNSIFHLNQPIIENWGFVALIFISIFYIRLSVSMAIKIIVFSLLCLVLNYYIGQFVPLWAFSIGVFVVAWIGQFYGHNIEGKKPSFLKDIQFLMIGPAWVVQNLFSKK; encoded by the coding sequence ATGAAAACATTAGACCAATGGTTTGAAGAATATGCGGTAAGTCACCAAAATCCAAAAAACAAGGCTATACACTATATTTGTGTTCCTGCTATATTCTTTTCTGTATTGGGTTTATTGATGAGTATCCCAAGTGGAATATTGAATTCTATTTTTCATTTAAACCAACCTATTATTGAAAACTGGGGATTTGTAGCTTTAATATTTATTTCTATCTTTTACATCAGATTGTCAGTGTCTATGGCTATCAAGATTATCGTTTTCTCTTTACTTTGTTTGGTACTAAATTATTACATCGGGCAATTCGTCCCTCTTTGGGCATTCTCAATTGGTGTTTTTGTTGTGGCTTGGATTGGACAGTTTTATGGTCATAACATCGAAGGCAAAAAACCATCATTTCTGAAAGATATCCAATTTTTGATGATTGGTCCAGCTTGGGTTGTGCAAAATTTATTTTCTAAAAAATAG
- a CDS encoding phage tail sheath C-terminal domain-containing protein: MDLTNRPTPGVFINEINAFQNSAVGVPTAIPAFIGYTPQALHEGKSYLNVPVKITSFADFQDIFCLPDHPLPASPTKQYSPEYYLVQQKSQPEKGDFMLIFEAYYSIVPDPYTIYYLYNSVKLFYENGGGEAYIVSVGTYGPSSKKPMDIDTQIVNPNVVLNDLLEGLQLLVHEPEPTLYICPEATLLSLSENGELMESMLLQCTQMQTAMSIFDIIGGNDPDPVLYTQDISNFRINTGSVGLNYGMAYYPFIGTDIMQKQDIDYTNLFGGDVKQLGSVINPASNPNPNIAAIIANIQNPASTLTTTQNNNALLNASLEYSYIIKEVERIASILPASGAIAGVISMTDNQEGPWQAPANKSIFGAISLPIKISESQQANLNVDVVSGKSINAIRVFNELGILIWGARTLDGNSQDWKYIPVRRTMIFIEQSCKLAAQAYIFQPNDKNTWEAVKLTIANFLTDVWKQGGLQGASASDAFSVDCGLGTTMTGEDILNGYMTISIKVAVAHPAEFILITLQQKMESAS, from the coding sequence ATGGACTTAACAAACAGACCAACACCAGGAGTTTTCATTAATGAAATAAATGCATTTCAGAATTCTGCGGTTGGAGTACCCACAGCAATACCAGCATTCATAGGATACACTCCTCAGGCCCTACACGAAGGAAAATCATATTTAAATGTACCCGTAAAAATCACTTCTTTCGCCGATTTTCAGGACATATTTTGCCTACCTGATCATCCCCTTCCTGCAAGTCCAACTAAACAGTACAGTCCGGAATATTATTTAGTTCAACAAAAAAGTCAACCTGAGAAAGGAGATTTTATGTTGATTTTCGAAGCCTATTATTCTATAGTACCCGACCCTTACACCATTTATTACCTTTATAATAGTGTGAAACTTTTTTATGAAAATGGTGGTGGTGAAGCATATATTGTATCCGTCGGTACTTATGGACCGTCTTCTAAGAAACCGATGGATATTGACACCCAAATAGTAAATCCAAATGTAGTATTAAATGATTTACTTGAAGGCTTGCAATTATTAGTACACGAACCTGAACCTACACTTTACATTTGTCCAGAAGCCACTTTACTTAGTCTTTCAGAGAATGGAGAACTTATGGAAAGTATGTTACTTCAATGCACTCAAATGCAAACCGCTATGTCGATTTTTGATATTATTGGAGGTAATGATCCTGATCCAGTATTATACACACAGGACATTTCAAATTTTAGAATAAATACAGGTTCGGTTGGATTAAATTATGGTATGGCTTATTATCCTTTTATTGGAACCGATATAATGCAGAAACAGGATATTGATTATACCAACTTATTTGGTGGAGACGTAAAACAATTAGGTTCTGTCATTAATCCTGCGAGTAATCCAAACCCTAATATTGCGGCAATTATTGCAAACATTCAAAATCCAGCAAGTACATTAACTACAACTCAAAACAATAATGCGCTCTTGAATGCCAGTTTAGAATATTCGTACATTATAAAAGAAGTGGAACGAATTGCAAGTATACTTCCAGCAAGTGGTGCAATAGCTGGTGTAATTTCAATGACCGATAATCAAGAAGGTCCGTGGCAAGCTCCCGCAAATAAATCAATTTTTGGTGCAATTTCATTACCCATAAAAATATCAGAAAGCCAACAAGCCAACTTAAATGTTGATGTAGTTTCTGGAAAATCAATAAATGCAATACGAGTGTTCAATGAGCTTGGCATACTAATTTGGGGAGCAAGAACACTTGATGGAAACAGTCAGGATTGGAAATATATTCCTGTAAGAAGAACAATGATTTTCATAGAACAGTCCTGTAAATTAGCTGCTCAGGCCTATATTTTCCAACCCAATGACAAGAACACTTGGGAGGCTGTAAAATTGACCATTGCAAATTTCCTAACTGATGTTTGGAAACAAGGAGGATTGCAGGGTGCAAGTGCATCAGATGCATTTTCTGTTGATTGTGGTCTGGGAACAACGATGACAGGAGAAGATATTTTAAATGGTTATATGACTATCAGTATAAAAGTTGCAGTTGCACATCCTGCAGAGTTTATACTTATTACTTTGCAACAAAAAATGGAATCTGCCTCTTAA
- a CDS encoding U32 family peptidase has product MKKKIEILAPAKDLIHGIAAINSGADAVYVGAPQFGARSNATNSIEDVAALVQYAHLYNVPVFVVMNTILYDNELETCRQMIWKLYDIGVDALIIQDMAIMEMDLPPIILHASTQANNRDADKMKFLADAGIKRVVLARELNLHQIKEISNATDVELEFFVTGALCVSFSGNCYMSVANGERSANRGSCAQNCRLPYNLIDGHGETLIKNTHLLSIKDFDVSNEIPNLVEAGVCSFKIEGRLKDIVYVKNNVSYLRQKLDAFLADNDKYTKASSGKCTYTFDSALNRTFNRGYTDYFVNERHATIGSWESPKSKGQYIGKLIRTVGNAYEIENGHVLNNGDGLCYINENNEADGIYVNKVENGLAYPNVLKEVKEGTFIYRNNDAAFIKIVEREDSAVRKISTSLLLYENETGFELLATDEDGNVSTVQLVHPKEQTKNNQSIEENIKAQLAKTGFTPYTADEITVQFTDNWFLPISKINEMRRTVYEQLSEIRLKNYKREERKIEKTSHLYPETKLDFMYNVSNKLARKFYERHGVTEIEKAFELQWDPGKSRVMTTKYCIKYELAKCPKYHKDTMEGKLKEPLVLKQGELEYKLKFNCKPCEMEIWEKDAEFEIEED; this is encoded by the coding sequence ATGAAGAAGAAAATAGAAATTTTAGCCCCCGCAAAAGATTTAATTCATGGTATAGCAGCCATTAACAGTGGTGCCGATGCCGTTTATGTTGGAGCTCCCCAATTTGGTGCCCGTTCCAATGCCACCAACTCTATTGAAGATGTTGCAGCCTTGGTGCAATATGCCCATTTATACAATGTTCCTGTTTTTGTGGTTATGAATACTATCCTGTACGATAACGAATTGGAAACTTGCCGTCAGATGATTTGGAAATTGTATGATATTGGAGTTGATGCTCTTATCATTCAGGATATGGCTATTATGGAAATGGACTTACCTCCTATCATTTTACATGCCAGTACGCAAGCCAACAACAGAGATGCCGACAAGATGAAATTTTTGGCCGATGCCGGAATCAAACGTGTGGTTTTGGCTCGTGAATTGAATTTACACCAAATCAAAGAAATCAGCAACGCAACTGATGTGGAGTTAGAATTCTTTGTTACCGGAGCTTTATGTGTTTCTTTCAGCGGTAACTGTTATATGAGTGTTGCTAACGGAGAACGTAGCGCCAATCGTGGTTCTTGTGCCCAAAACTGTCGTTTACCATACAACTTAATTGATGGTCATGGAGAAACGCTAATTAAAAACACTCACTTACTTTCAATCAAAGATTTTGATGTTTCAAACGAAATTCCAAATTTAGTGGAAGCTGGAGTTTGTTCCTTCAAAATTGAAGGACGTTTAAAAGATATCGTTTATGTAAAAAACAACGTCTCTTACCTTAGACAAAAACTGGATGCTTTCTTGGCTGATAATGACAAATACACCAAAGCTTCATCGGGAAAATGCACCTACACTTTTGATTCAGCTTTGAATCGTACTTTCAACCGCGGTTATACCGATTATTTTGTTAACGAGCGTCACGCCACTATTGGTTCTTGGGAAAGTCCAAAATCTAAAGGACAATACATCGGTAAATTAATCCGAACCGTTGGAAATGCCTATGAAATTGAAAATGGCCATGTATTGAACAATGGTGACGGTTTGTGCTACATCAATGAAAATAACGAAGCCGACGGTATTTACGTAAATAAAGTCGAAAATGGTTTGGCTTATCCAAATGTATTGAAAGAAGTAAAAGAAGGTACTTTCATTTATCGAAACAATGATGCCGCTTTTATCAAAATCGTAGAACGAGAAGATAGTGCCGTTAGAAAAATAAGTACTTCATTGTTATTATACGAAAACGAAACTGGTTTTGAGTTACTTGCAACAGATGAAGATGGAAACGTGAGTACTGTTCAATTGGTTCATCCAAAAGAACAAACCAAAAATAATCAATCCATCGAGGAAAACATCAAAGCGCAATTGGCCAAAACAGGATTTACGCCTTACACCGCCGATGAAATAACCGTTCAGTTTACGGATAATTGGTTTTTACCTATTTCAAAAATCAATGAAATGCGCAGAACAGTTTACGAACAACTATCTGAAATCCGTTTGAAAAATTACAAACGCGAAGAACGTAAAATCGAAAAAACATCTCATCTCTACCCAGAAACCAAATTGGATTTCATGTATAATGTTTCCAATAAATTGGCCCGTAAGTTTTATGAGCGACATGGAGTGACCGAAATCGAGAAAGCATTCGAATTGCAATGGGATCCAGGAAAATCGCGTGTGATGACTACCAAATACTGCATCAAATACGAGTTGGCCAAATGTCCAAAATACCATAAAGACACTATGGAAGGTAAATTGAAAGAGCCTTTGGTATTGAAACAGGGGGAATTGGAATACAAACTAAAATTCAACTGCAAGCCCTGCGAAATGGAAATTTGGGAAAAAGACGCCGAATTTGAAATCGAAGAAGATTAA